From the genome of Halococcus agarilyticus:
GAAGGCAATCCACTATCGTCTCGGTCGACTCCCGCAGTTATTCCTCGTGCTGGCTCTCGAACCCGGAGTACGGGCTGCGATGGGTGTTCCGGATCAGATCCTCGTCCGAAACCCCGAGGCCGAGCTCGTCCAGCTCCTCCCCGATCCGGCTGAGATCGTCGCCATCGACGCCGATCGCGCGGACGAGCACGTTCGCCTCGCCGGTCATCACTTCCTGTACCTCCACGACACCGGGGACGTCGGCTGCCGCCGCTGCGAGCTCCTCGCGTTCCGGAATCGGAGCCGTACAGACGATGAGCGTGTACAGTTGGAATCCCGCGGCCTCGTAGTCGACGTCCGCGTGGTAGCCGCTGATCACCTCGTCCGATTCGAGTCGCTGGATGCGGTTCCGAACGGTGCTCGCCGACACGTCGAGCGACGCTGCGATGTCACTCGACGAGGTGTGCCGCCCGTCCTCCTGGAGCGCATGCAGTATCCGTCCATCCAGGGCGTCGAGGTCACGGATCGCCATTCACCCCTGCGTTCGCTACCCTCGCCATTAACACTGTCCACCGAGTTCTATCAGAACAGCAGTTGCGAGATACTCTCACATCGATCCGATACGACGGTACATGTGCTCCCGGACGATCGCTGCTTTCTAACGTGTGGAGCGAGAAACGAGTCGCACCCATAGTCAATGAACGCAACCGAGATCGGTGTCCGGCTCGTTGCCGGTGTCTTGCTCGTCCTCGCGAACGGGTTCTTCGTCACCATCGAGTTCGCCCTCACCCGTGCGCGACAGTACTCGGAGTCGGCGTTCGTCGAGCCAGGTGTTCGCGGTCTCGAACGCGCGTGGGCGATGACCGAGGAGCTCGAGATCTACCTCACGGGTTGTCAGGTCGGGATCACCGCGGCCAGCGTCTCGCTGGGTATCGTGGCCGAACCGGCGCTCGCGGCGATCTTCGAGCCGCTGTTTAGCGGGACGGTTCTCGCGTCGATCGGCGCGGGCGTGCTCTTGGCGTTCCTCATCGTGAGCCTGGTACACAAGGTCTATGGCGAGCAGACCCCCACCTACCTCGGCGTCGAGCGCTCGAAGCAGGTCTGTCGGTACGGCGCGACCCCGCTGTACTGGTTCACGCGGAGCATCCGACCGATCCTCGATCTCGGTGATATAGTCGCGAAATGGACGCTCAAACTGTTCGGCGTGGAGATGACCGGCGCGTGGCTCGAATCAGAGGTCGACGTGATCGAGGGCCGTGCGGATCTCCACCGCCAGCTGGGATCGGTGCTCGCCGAGGGCGACCTTCCCGAGGAGCGCCACGAGGAGGTGATGAACGCGTTGGCTGTGGGTGAGATGACCGTTCGGAACGTCATGGTGCCGCGCGAGGAAATCGCCGCGCTCTCGACCGAGAACACACCCGCGGAGAACGTCGCAATCGTCGAGGACAACCCCCACCTCCGGTTCCCGTTGTTCGGCGATGACGACGGTGATCTCCGTGGGATCGTCTATCTGGCGGAGCTCACCAACCACTTCGAGGCGTTCCGGGACGGCGAGACCGGGATCGAGGAGATTGCCGCGCCGCCAATGACGCTGCCGGCCGACGAGGAGGTCAGCGACGCGATCGACCGGTTCCAAGACGAGAATCAGGAACTCGCGCTCGTGACAGAGGACGGCGAGATCGTCGGCCTCCTCACCGCCACCGACGCCTTCGAGGAGGTCATGGGCGAGCTCGAAGACCCCATCGATGTCTACGATCAAGCACGGAACCGGGAGAACTCGCTGGGCATCGATTCATCAGGTGATCCGACGTGATCGAGACCTCCGGAGTCCGACGGTTTCGCGTATCGAGTGACACGATGCCTTCGACCCGATCGTTCACGGGGCTATGGCGATGAACCCGACCGAGCTCACCATCCGACTCGTCGCGGGGGTCGCGTTGATCCTCGCCAACGGCTTTTTCGTCGCCATCGAGTTCGGCCTGACGCGCGCCCAGCAGTACACCGAATCGGAGTTCGTCGAACCGGGGGTTGCCGGTCTCGAACGCGCGTGGGAGATGACCGAGAGCTTGGAGATCTACCTGACTAGCTGTCAGGTCGGGATCACCTCTTCGAGCATCGCGGTCGGTATCGTGGCCGAGCCCGCGCTCGCAGCCATCTTCGAGCCGCTGTTCGGCGGGACGGTTCTCGCGTCGTTCGGTGCGGGAGCGATTCTCGCGTTTCTCATCATCAACCTCCTCCATCTCACCCACGGGGAGCAAGCACCGACCTATCTGGGGGTCGAGCGCTCGAAGCAGGTGTGTCGGTACGGCGCGACGCCGCTGTACTGGTTCACGCGGATCACCTGGCCGGTCATCACGTTTGGAGATGGGGCGGCGAAGTGGACGCTCGGGCTGTTCGGCGTGGAGATGACCGGCGCGTGGCTCGAATCCGGCGAGGACGAGGTCGAGGGGCGTGCGGACCTCTACAAGCGCTTCGAATCGGTGCTCGACGAGAGCGACATCGACGACGAACGGCGCGAGGAGGTGATGAACGCGCTCGTCGCCGGCGACGCACCGGTACAGGGGATCATGATCCCGCGCGAAGACATCGCCGCGCTGTCGACCGAGAACACCTTCGAGGAGAACCTCGTGATCATGGAGGACCACTCACGGTCTCGCTACCCGCTTCTCGGGGAAGACGAGAACGATTTCCGCGGGATCGTCTACCTTCCCGCGATCACGAACAACTTCGATGCCCTCCTGAACGACGAGATCGGCATCGAGGCGGTCGCTGCGCCGACGATGACGCTACCGGCCGACGAGGAGATCAGCGACGCGGTCGACCGGTTCCAGGCCGAAAACCAGGAGCTCGCGCTGGTCGAGGACGGTGGAGAGATCGTCGGACTGTTGACCGCAACCGATGCCTTCGAGGAGGTCATGGGCGACATCGAGGATCCGATCGACGAGACACAGAGAACCGAACGCCGGAGCAGCCACGGGCGGTCAACGGGGTCCTGACCAGTAACGAATCCCCACAGCGTGATATTGCAGTACGGAACCCGTCCTGCATTCTGTCTCGATGGCCCGAGTACGAAATCGCCCGACACCGACCCACCAACGACCGTCTCCACGAGAACGAAGTCGTTAGACGCCTTTCCCCATCAGGTGGCTCCGGAGGATGTCGTCCTCCTTGTTACCGGTGGCGGTGTTCATGAGCACCACCGTGTCGTCGCTCTCGAACTCGTCCCGCTCGGCGAGCTCCCACGCACCGCTCGCGGCCGCCGCGCAGGTCGCGCCCATCTCGATCCCCTCGTGCTGGGCCACCGTGATCGCGCTGTCGAGGATGTCCTCGTCGGGGGTCGCGACCGCGCCGCCCTCCGACTCGCGGAGCGCGTCGAGGATCAGCGGGCTCGCCCCGGGGTCGGGAATCTCGATCCCGCCACAGATCGTGTCGGGCGTATCCCACGTCTCGTGGATCGCGTCGCCCTCGTTCCACGCCTCGACGATCGGCGCGCAGCCGCTCGACTGGGCGGCGTACATCGCGGGCAGGTCGTCGGTGAGCCCGAGGTCGTGGAACTCCTTCGCGCCCTTGTGCATCCCGACGAGGCCTACACCGCCGCCGGTGGGGTAGACGATCCGGTCCGGGACTGCCCAGTCGAGCTGTTCTGCGATCTCGTAGTACATCGTCTTCTTGCCCTCGTGGCGGTACGGCGTCGTGAACGAACTCGTGGAGTACCAGTCCTCGCCTGCCATCGCGTCGGCGCAGGCCGCGGCGGCGTCCTCGAAGCGGCCCTCGACCACGGTCATGTCGCCGCCGTGGACGTTGATCATCGCCTTGTTGACGAAGTTCGCCCGTGAGGGGACGAACACGTGCGAGTCGAGGCCCGCACGGGCGGCGTACGCCGCGGCCGACTGACCGGCGTTGCCAGCCGACGTGAGCACGATGTCGCTCGCGCCGTGTTCGCGCGCGGCCGACACCGCGAGCGCGTGGCCGCGGTCCTTGAACGAGCCCGTCGGGTTCCGGCCCTCGTCCTTGATGAGTAGTCGTGAGACGCCGAGTTCGTCGGCGAGCGCGGGACACTCGATCAAGGGGGTGGTACCCTCGTCCATCGTCACCGCCGCCGCGCGCGGGATCGGGAGGAGTTCCTCGTAGCGCCACTGGCCATCGAACGGCCTGGCGTCAAGGTCCGTCTGTGTGAGATCGAGCTCCGCGTAGTCGTAGCGTGGATTGAGGATGCCACCGCACTCGGGACAGTCGTGAGTCACCGACTCGGCGTCGAACCGCTCGCCG
Proteins encoded in this window:
- a CDS encoding Lrp/AsnC family transcriptional regulator, which produces MAIRDLDALDGRILHALQEDGRHTSSSDIAASLDVSASTVRNRIQRLESDEVISGYHADVDYEAAGFQLYTLIVCTAPIPEREELAAAAADVPGVVEVQEVMTGEANVLVRAIGVDGDDLSRIGEELDELGLGVSDEDLIRNTHRSPYSGFESQHEE
- a CDS encoding CNNM domain-containing protein → MNATEIGVRLVAGVLLVLANGFFVTIEFALTRARQYSESAFVEPGVRGLERAWAMTEELEIYLTGCQVGITAASVSLGIVAEPALAAIFEPLFSGTVLASIGAGVLLAFLIVSLVHKVYGEQTPTYLGVERSKQVCRYGATPLYWFTRSIRPILDLGDIVAKWTLKLFGVEMTGAWLESEVDVIEGRADLHRQLGSVLAEGDLPEERHEEVMNALAVGEMTVRNVMVPREEIAALSTENTPAENVAIVEDNPHLRFPLFGDDDGDLRGIVYLAELTNHFEAFRDGETGIEEIAAPPMTLPADEEVSDAIDRFQDENQELALVTEDGEIVGLLTATDAFEEVMGELEDPIDVYDQARNRENSLGIDSSGDPT
- a CDS encoding CNNM domain-containing protein, which encodes MNPTELTIRLVAGVALILANGFFVAIEFGLTRAQQYTESEFVEPGVAGLERAWEMTESLEIYLTSCQVGITSSSIAVGIVAEPALAAIFEPLFGGTVLASFGAGAILAFLIINLLHLTHGEQAPTYLGVERSKQVCRYGATPLYWFTRITWPVITFGDGAAKWTLGLFGVEMTGAWLESGEDEVEGRADLYKRFESVLDESDIDDERREEVMNALVAGDAPVQGIMIPREDIAALSTENTFEENLVIMEDHSRSRYPLLGEDENDFRGIVYLPAITNNFDALLNDEIGIEAVAAPTMTLPADEEISDAVDRFQAENQELALVEDGGEIVGLLTATDAFEEVMGDIEDPIDETQRTERRSSHGRSTGS
- a CDS encoding threonine synthase; translation: METTAAFDGLGCTDCGERFDAESVTHDCPECGGILNPRYDYAELDLTQTDLDARPFDGQWRYEELLPIPRAAAVTMDEGTTPLIECPALADELGVSRLLIKDEGRNPTGSFKDRGHALAVSAAREHGASDIVLTSAGNAGQSAAAYAARAGLDSHVFVPSRANFVNKAMINVHGGDMTVVEGRFEDAAAACADAMAGEDWYSTSSFTTPYRHEGKKTMYYEIAEQLDWAVPDRIVYPTGGGVGLVGMHKGAKEFHDLGLTDDLPAMYAAQSSGCAPIVEAWNEGDAIHETWDTPDTICGGIEIPDPGASPLILDALRESEGGAVATPDEDILDSAITVAQHEGIEMGATCAAAASGAWELAERDEFESDDTVVLMNTATGNKEDDILRSHLMGKGV